Part of the Janibacter endophyticus genome is shown below.
CGCCTTCGACGCGGTCTCGGCCCAGACCTACGAGGGGCGGGCGGGGCTCGGCTGCATCGTCCTGGCCCGCCGCGGCCACCCGGCCGTCCAGGAGGAGATCTCCTTCGACCACCCAGTTCCGATCACCGTCCCCCGGTCCTTCCGCAAGGTCCTCGAGATGGCCGGCCGTGGCCTGGCGCTGCTCTGCGACGGCCGCGAGGTCTACGGGCTCGGGCAGGTCGACGACGATGCCTACCGTCGCGCCGACGAGGACGTCTTCGTCGCCCGGATCGTCGGCAACGGCTCGTGGGAGCTCTGGCACGCCGGCATCCCCTTCCTCCGGGTCGACAACGGGCAGCCCGGGATGCCGCGCGACCTCATGGACCCGGACACCTTCATCGACACCCTCAAGCGGGTCTTCCCGAGGGCCTCCGCCGATGACGCGCAGGCGATCTGGGGCATGGCCGAGGCGTGCACCCGCCAGATGCACGGGACGATGCTCGTCGTCCACCCGGACGCCGAGGCCGAGGGGCAGCGGCTGCTCCCCCAGGCGCACACGATCAGCCCGACCCGCCTGGGGCCGCGTGCCTTCACGACCCTGACGAACATCGACGGCGCCGTCCTCGTCTCCCCCGACGGGCTGACCCACGCGGTCGGGGTCATCCTCGACGGCGAGGCCACCGGCACCGGCGACTCCTCGCGCGGCGCCCGCTACAACTCCGCGATCCGCTACCTCGCCGGCAACGGCAAGGGCTCGATGGTCATCATCGTCAGCGAGGACGGCAAGATCGACCTCCTGCCCAAGCTCATGCGCCGGGTCCGCCGCACGACGGTCCAGCGCGCCGTCGACCGGCTCGTCGCCTCGGCGGAGGACGGCGACTCCTACGAGAAGTTCGCCCGCCTCGACCGCACCTGCGAGCTGCTCGAGTTCTACCTCAACCAGGAGCAGTGCAACCTCGTCAACGACGCCCGGGAGGCCGTGGAGCAGCGCCGCTGGGAGGAGGAGCGGGTGCGCCTGCAGGTCGTGCCCGTCCAGCCCCACCCGGCCATGGACGACAGCTACTTCATCGAGCCGGTCGCCTGACCCGCCCCGACGACGGGGTGCGGCGGCACCCCTTCGTCGTTACCGTCGGGTAATGGCACACGCGACGAAGCACCCGGCCCCGTACGCCCCCAACCCCCGGCACACCCCCGCGCTGCGGGACCGCCGGGTGCTCATCACCGGGGCGGCTCGTGGCATCGGCGCCGGCCTGGCCGACCTGCTCACCGCGCACGGGGCGCGGGTCGCCGTCGCCGGCCTGGAGCCGGACCTGCTCCGCGAGGTCGCGAGCCGCAACGACGCCCCGTGGCGCGAGTGCGACGTCTCCGACCCCGATGCCGTCGACCGTGCGGTCGCCGAGCTCGTCGAGGAGCTCGGCGGGCTCGACGTCGTCGTCGCCAACGCCGGCATCGCCAAGCAGCTCCCGATCATCGGCGGCCAGCCCGGCGTCATGGAGGCCCACCTCGCCGTGAACACCCTCGGCGTCTTCTACACCCTGCGCGCCGCGGGACCGCACATCAGCCACCCCCGCGGGTACGCCCTCGCGACCGCCTCGCTCGCCGCCGCCGTCCAGCTGCCGCTGCTCGGTGCCTACTCGGCGAGCAAGGCCGCGGTCGAGGCGATCGGCAACACCTTCCGCCAGGAGGTCAGGCCGTCAGGCGCCAAGGTCGGCGTCGCGTACTACTCCGAGCTCGACACCGACATGACGAGCCGCGGCTTCGCCACCGAGGCCGGCACGCGCCTCACCGGGGGCGGCACGGTGAGCGGGGTCGCGCCGGTGTCCTGCGCGATGAAGGCGCTCGAGCGTGGCATCGCCCGCCGCAGCCGCCGGATCGCCGCGCCCTTCTGGGTGCCGCCGATCGTCCCCGCCCGCGCGATCGCCCAGCGGGTCATCGAGCTCAAGCCGCTGCCGCATCTCGTCGAGTCCCTCGAGATCGCCCGTCGCGAGGTCGTCGAGTACACGACGCGCCAGCCCGACGACGCCCGCCACCTGGAGCAGCCGTGACCGCCCGCATCGGTCCTGGCAGTGTCCGCGAGCTCGGGCCGCTGCGGTGGGGGTTCGCCCGCGCGGCCGGCCGGGTCACCGGGACCGAGCCGCCGGCGATCTTCACGACCCTCGGCCGGACGAAGGGGCTCTTCACCGGCTGGCTGCACTTCGCCGCTCGGCTCATGCCCTTCGGGTCGCTCGCCCGTCGCGAGTCCGAGATCGTCATCCTCACCGTCGCCCACGCCCGCCGGTGCACCTACGAGGAGGAGCACCACCGCCTCCTCGGCGGCCGAGCCGGGCTGACGACCGACGAGATCGAGGCGCTCCTCGGCGGCCCCGGGGTGAGCAGCTTCAGCCCGCGCGAGCTCGCGCTCCAGGAGGCCGCCCGCGCCCTCGTCGCGACGAAGGACCTCGACGACGTGCAGTGGGCGGCCCTGCGGGCGGTGACGAGCGAGCGGGAGGCGATCGAGCTGCTGCTGCTCGTCGGGCACTACGACATGCTCGCGACGACGCTCATGACGCTGCGGGTCGAGCCGGACCGCACGCGGCG
Proteins encoded:
- a CDS encoding SDR family NAD(P)-dependent oxidoreductase; translated protein: MAHATKHPAPYAPNPRHTPALRDRRVLITGAARGIGAGLADLLTAHGARVAVAGLEPDLLREVASRNDAPWRECDVSDPDAVDRAVAELVEELGGLDVVVANAGIAKQLPIIGGQPGVMEAHLAVNTLGVFYTLRAAGPHISHPRGYALATASLAAAVQLPLLGAYSASKAAVEAIGNTFRQEVRPSGAKVGVAYYSELDTDMTSRGFATEAGTRLTGGGTVSGVAPVSCAMKALERGIARRSRRIAAPFWVPPIVPARAIAQRVIELKPLPHLVESLEIARREVVEYTTRQPDDARHLEQP
- a CDS encoding carboxymuconolactone decarboxylase family protein; translated protein: MTARIGPGSVRELGPLRWGFARAAGRVTGTEPPAIFTTLGRTKGLFTGWLHFAARLMPFGSLARRESEIVILTVAHARRCTYEEEHHRLLGGRAGLTTDEIEALLGGPGVSSFSPRELALQEAARALVATKDLDDVQWAALRAVTSEREAIELLLLVGHYDMLATTLMTLRVEPDRTRR